Proteins co-encoded in one Christiangramia fulva genomic window:
- a CDS encoding acyltransferase family protein produces MTNVKERYLALDILRGLTIALMIVVNTPGSWETIYGPFEHSAWHGFTITDLVFPTFLFVIGNAMSFSLRKYEAKGESAFLKKLFKRTLIIFLIGLFLNGFPFIYRDAQEGWQLMNFADIRIMGVLQRIALCYMFAGLLIRYLKIKPVLIIGAALLLIYWWLMYYFGDPGDPYSLKGNAELKLDLFFFDPENLYHGYGIPFDPEGLLSTIPAIVNVIGGYVAGIFIQKSGNNFTTVWKLALGGIVLLAVALIWDPAFPINKPIWTSSYVLYTIGWDLLILGALIFITEVLNFKKGAYFFEVFGRNPLFIYILSGIIIEIIGLIHIGGESLKVIIYENLFLSWLSALNASLLFAICYMLLLWLIALWMDKRSIYIKV; encoded by the coding sequence ATGACCAACGTTAAGGAAAGGTATTTAGCTCTTGATATTTTAAGGGGTTTAACCATTGCTTTAATGATAGTAGTGAACACACCCGGGAGCTGGGAAACCATTTATGGTCCCTTCGAACATTCTGCCTGGCACGGATTCACTATTACCGATCTTGTTTTTCCAACATTCCTCTTCGTAATTGGGAATGCCATGAGCTTTAGCCTTAGAAAATATGAGGCTAAAGGAGAAAGTGCTTTTTTGAAAAAGCTTTTTAAAAGAACGCTTATTATTTTTCTTATAGGCCTTTTCCTTAATGGCTTTCCGTTTATTTATCGGGATGCCCAGGAAGGCTGGCAGTTGATGAATTTTGCCGATATAAGAATAATGGGAGTGCTTCAGCGTATTGCTTTATGCTATATGTTCGCCGGTTTACTCATAAGGTACCTTAAAATAAAACCTGTTTTGATTATTGGTGCTGCTCTTCTTTTGATCTACTGGTGGCTAATGTATTATTTTGGAGATCCGGGTGATCCGTATAGCCTTAAAGGTAATGCTGAATTGAAATTGGATCTGTTCTTTTTTGATCCCGAAAATTTGTATCACGGCTACGGGATACCATTTGATCCCGAAGGCTTATTAAGTACCATTCCTGCCATAGTGAATGTGATAGGAGGTTATGTTGCGGGAATTTTCATTCAAAAATCAGGGAATAATTTTACCACAGTCTGGAAACTTGCGCTTGGCGGAATCGTCCTGTTAGCAGTGGCTCTCATTTGGGATCCTGCATTTCCTATTAATAAACCAATTTGGACAAGCTCTTACGTTTTGTATACCATAGGATGGGATCTTTTAATATTAGGTGCCCTTATTTTTATTACTGAAGTGCTTAATTTCAAAAAAGGTGCATACTTCTTTGAAGTTTTTGGAAGGAATCCGCTGTTTATCTACATCCTCTCCGGAATTATAATTGAAATCATTGGCTTAATCCATATAGGAGGCGAAAGTTTAAAAGTAATTATTTATGAAAATCTTTTTCTTAGCTGGTTGTCGGCTTTGAATGCTTCGCTTCTTTTTGCAATATGTTATATGCTGCTTCTTTGGCTTATAGCGCTTTGGATGGATAAACGATCAATTTACATTAAAGTGTAA
- a CDS encoding SusC/RagA family TonB-linked outer membrane protein, with amino-acid sequence MNMRITTTPVDFSPGIQKRTLLCLYMLFVFGIVVNPQLFAAEGESSSYVQQTIAGTVTDQNGVPLPGVNVFVKGTNTGTQTDFDGNYSLEAAPGQTVVFSYVGYKNQEIVVGNQQEIDVTLEEDTSQLDEVVVMGYTAQTRGDVTGSVSSVDVSEATKTPIVNAAEALQGRVTGVTVLSDGQPGSSPIVRIRGYGTSNNNNPLYIIDGVQTDDPAILNSLNSNDIEQMNVLKDGAAAVYGARASNGVVIITTKGGGYSMAKPSMTVNSYVGFAQASNLPGMLNPQQHGQMIFESLRNDGTEVKHAQYGNGAEPVVPSTILGAPVPVTVPEGGTNWLDEIFRTAPTYNASVTLQNGNQYGKYLMSLNYLKRQGVQLETGFERGTSRLNSEFKIMDKLRVGEHLNVSFSKTRNGNQVNYALRASPLLPVRDDNGAFTGTYSPSLGLGNANNPVANLLRAKNNYSKSLRMFGDVYASLEVLQHFNVKTSIGADVQYYNGRFFTALNPEHSEPISTNTLTEQDAQNYQWTWTNTVQYDNNFGEHSIDAVAGIEALSQRGKGKGVINSGYLFEDPDFYLLSNGTGSPIVDYAYDGTSTLYSIFGTANYNYAGRYYLTATLRRDKSSRFRGDNQSDIFPSLSVGWVISDENFFPQSNTISRLKLKASWGELGNQTLPVGNPTINISNLDEQYANYVFMGSGTPTTGAILSAVGNPDLKWETSVTKNIGLNLGMFDDRLDATLEFYEITTKDLITQDNSLISTTAIDASAPYVNLGSIKNTGVDFSLGYQSLPTKDFTYGFNLNVSHYKNEVTDLISEFQPGDSGFRVGSITRTSVGQPLSYFYGRKVIGIFSSEAEVSGAADQGFASPAAGVGRFQYADIDNNGVINDLDRTKIGSPHPDFTYGLNLTAGYKGFDLSAFFSGSQGNDIYNYQKVFTDFPLFFDGNRSTRVLDSWTPENPNASLPALSATIRNSETGPNSYFVEDGSFFRLKNLQIGYNFADNIVEKLRVQDLRIYVQGTNLFTITGYDGLDPEIASTSTLTLGVDGNVGYQVYPVSKIYTLGVNIKL; translated from the coding sequence ATGAACATGAGGATTACTACTACTCCCGTTGATTTTTCTCCGGGCATTCAAAAAAGAACTCTCCTGTGTCTATACATGCTATTTGTATTTGGCATAGTTGTAAACCCACAGCTATTTGCTGCTGAAGGAGAAAGTTCTTCGTACGTGCAACAAACAATTGCCGGAACTGTAACCGATCAAAATGGTGTCCCTTTACCGGGTGTGAACGTTTTTGTTAAAGGAACAAATACGGGAACTCAAACCGATTTTGACGGAAATTATAGCCTGGAAGCCGCTCCGGGCCAGACCGTGGTTTTTAGCTATGTAGGCTATAAAAACCAGGAAATTGTGGTGGGAAATCAGCAGGAGATCGATGTCACTCTTGAAGAAGACACCAGCCAGCTGGATGAAGTGGTTGTAATGGGATATACCGCCCAAACACGTGGTGATGTAACCGGTTCTGTATCATCTGTAGATGTTTCAGAGGCTACAAAAACACCTATCGTGAACGCGGCAGAAGCGCTTCAGGGTAGGGTTACCGGGGTGACGGTTTTAAGTGACGGCCAGCCTGGTTCTTCACCTATCGTAAGGATTCGCGGTTATGGTACCAGTAATAATAACAATCCCCTTTATATTATTGATGGGGTGCAAACTGACGATCCTGCGATTCTAAATAGTTTGAACTCAAACGATATCGAACAGATGAACGTCTTAAAAGATGGTGCGGCAGCTGTGTATGGGGCAAGAGCCTCGAACGGTGTTGTAATTATAACCACAAAAGGTGGAGGATATAGCATGGCTAAGCCATCAATGACTGTAAATTCATATGTTGGTTTTGCCCAGGCGTCAAATCTTCCTGGTATGTTAAATCCGCAGCAACATGGGCAAATGATCTTTGAAAGTCTGCGAAATGATGGTACTGAAGTGAAGCATGCTCAATATGGCAACGGTGCTGAGCCGGTTGTACCAAGTACGATTCTGGGAGCACCTGTTCCGGTTACTGTTCCTGAAGGCGGTACAAACTGGCTGGATGAGATTTTCCGAACCGCGCCTACCTATAATGCCTCCGTTACTCTTCAAAATGGGAATCAATACGGCAAATATTTAATGTCTCTTAACTACCTGAAAAGGCAGGGAGTTCAATTAGAAACAGGATTTGAGAGAGGAACTTCCCGACTGAATTCTGAATTTAAAATAATGGATAAGTTAAGAGTAGGAGAGCATTTGAACGTTTCTTTTAGTAAAACGCGAAATGGTAATCAGGTTAATTATGCCCTGAGAGCTTCACCTCTACTACCTGTAAGGGATGATAACGGTGCTTTTACCGGTACCTATTCTCCTTCGCTAGGTTTGGGTAATGCTAACAACCCGGTTGCCAACCTTTTGAGAGCTAAAAATAATTACAGTAAATCCTTACGTATGTTTGGGGATGTTTATGCTTCTTTGGAAGTTTTGCAGCATTTCAACGTCAAAACATCAATTGGTGCGGATGTGCAGTATTATAACGGAAGATTTTTCACTGCCTTAAATCCCGAACATTCTGAACCTATTTCTACCAATACGCTTACAGAACAGGATGCTCAGAACTATCAGTGGACATGGACCAATACCGTCCAATATGATAATAATTTCGGAGAACACAGTATTGATGCGGTAGCAGGTATAGAGGCTCTTTCTCAAAGAGGAAAGGGAAAAGGAGTTATTAATAGCGGATATCTTTTTGAAGATCCGGACTTTTACTTACTTTCAAATGGAACCGGTTCTCCTATAGTTGATTATGCGTACGATGGTACCTCTACACTTTATTCAATTTTCGGTACAGCCAACTACAATTACGCCGGGAGATATTATTTAACAGCTACCCTTCGTCGGGATAAATCTTCAAGGTTCCGCGGGGATAACCAAAGCGATATTTTTCCTTCACTTAGTGTTGGATGGGTGATCAGCGATGAGAACTTTTTCCCTCAAAGTAATACAATAAGCAGATTAAAACTAAAGGCTTCCTGGGGTGAATTAGGTAATCAAACCTTACCAGTTGGAAACCCGACAATTAATATTTCCAATCTTGATGAACAGTATGCTAACTACGTTTTTATGGGAAGTGGTACTCCCACTACAGGAGCAATTTTGTCGGCAGTTGGGAATCCCGATCTTAAATGGGAAACCAGTGTTACCAAGAACATTGGACTGAATTTAGGAATGTTCGATGATAGACTGGATGCTACATTAGAATTCTATGAGATAACAACCAAAGATCTTATTACTCAGGATAACAGTTTGATCAGTACCACAGCTATTGATGCAAGTGCTCCTTATGTTAATCTTGGTTCTATTAAAAATACCGGGGTAGATTTTAGTCTTGGATACCAAAGCCTTCCTACAAAAGATTTCACTTATGGGTTTAATCTGAATGTTTCCCATTATAAAAATGAGGTAACCGACTTAATCAGTGAGTTTCAACCTGGAGACAGTGGATTTAGAGTAGGATCTATCACGAGAACCTCTGTAGGTCAGCCGCTTTCTTACTTCTATGGAAGAAAAGTAATAGGAATTTTCTCTTCTGAAGCCGAAGTTTCTGGCGCTGCCGACCAGGGCTTCGCATCTCCTGCTGCAGGAGTAGGTCGCTTTCAATATGCCGATATTGACAATAATGGTGTGATAAATGACCTTGACAGAACTAAAATTGGTTCACCTCACCCGGATTTCACTTATGGTTTAAACCTGACAGCCGGTTATAAAGGATTTGACCTTTCTGCATTCTTCTCTGGCTCACAGGGAAATGATATTTACAATTATCAAAAAGTATTTACAGATTTTCCATTGTTCTTTGACGGAAACAGAAGTACCCGTGTGCTGGATTCCTGGACTCCTGAAAATCCCAATGCTTCCTTACCAGCACTTAGTGCTACTATTCGAAACAGCGAGACAGGGCCAAATTCATATTTTGTAGAAGATGGTTCGTTCTTTAGACTGAAGAACCTTCAAATAGGATATAATTTTGCAGATAATATTGTTGAAAAATTAAGGGTACAGGATCTGCGCATATATGTACAGGGAACTAATCTGTTTACCATTACCGGATATGATGGACTTGATCCAGAGATTGCTTCTACCAGTACTTTAACTCTGGGAGTTGATGGAAATGTGGGTTATCAGGTATATCCCGTTTCAAAGATTTATACATTGGGTGTTAATATTAAACTTTAA
- a CDS encoding RagB/SusD family nutrient uptake outer membrane protein produces MKKIIYYILPLFALIACNEDFTKTPAVGALSDQALQNPDGVDLLLTGAYSVLDGRALGDFGDGAFAVSPDNWWFDVLSDDAHKGSTDGDQQELFLLETYAFTPANIYILGKWKALYAGVNRSNAVLSVIEGIEGQDFTEKKAEAKFLRGFFNFELQKIYGNPAFISVENYINTEFNQPNPGPIWDKIEEDQKFAMENLPDTQDEPGRPTSWTAKAFLGKTYLFQGKWSEAFNLLKDVIENGPYALNDEFVTNFVASGENSPESVFAIQFAADDKYSYNGNVGSTLNFPNAMGWCCGFYMPTQDLVDAYQVGPDGLPLPDNYSDHHVANDFGLSSAESFTPETGPLDPRLDYTVGRRGIDYNGYGINPGGDWIRNTTSDISGIYLPKKNVYHNGEDVNMGTADWGQQSPGINYNVMRFSGVLLMAAEAAAEMDDLDTALKYVNMVRNRAKNMTYVKAPDGSPAANYKIEPYPSFPDKEFALKAIRFERRLELAMEGHRFFDLARWDIAKPVITEYINNETETIPNFGPKTSPFQEYMTIMPIPTTAIDLSGGVLTQNPGY; encoded by the coding sequence ATGAAGAAGATAATCTATTATATACTTCCTCTTTTTGCGCTCATTGCGTGTAATGAGGATTTCACAAAAACTCCTGCGGTAGGGGCACTGAGTGATCAGGCTCTTCAAAACCCAGATGGAGTAGATCTTTTGCTTACCGGGGCCTATTCTGTTTTGGATGGACGTGCCCTGGGAGATTTTGGTGATGGTGCTTTTGCTGTTAGCCCTGATAACTGGTGGTTTGATGTGCTCTCTGATGATGCCCATAAAGGAAGTACCGATGGTGACCAGCAGGAGCTGTTCCTTCTCGAAACGTATGCCTTCACCCCAGCAAACATTTATATTCTTGGGAAATGGAAAGCTCTTTATGCCGGTGTGAACAGGTCAAATGCTGTTCTTTCTGTTATTGAAGGAATAGAAGGTCAGGATTTTACTGAAAAAAAGGCTGAAGCCAAATTTTTAAGAGGCTTCTTTAACTTCGAACTTCAGAAGATTTATGGCAATCCTGCATTTATATCGGTAGAAAATTATATAAATACTGAATTTAATCAGCCTAATCCAGGGCCGATCTGGGACAAAATAGAAGAAGACCAGAAATTCGCTATGGAAAATCTTCCAGATACTCAAGACGAGCCTGGAAGACCAACATCCTGGACTGCCAAGGCTTTTTTAGGAAAAACATATCTTTTCCAGGGAAAATGGTCTGAGGCCTTTAACCTTTTGAAGGACGTTATTGAAAATGGACCTTATGCTTTGAATGATGAATTCGTAACTAATTTCGTTGCCTCGGGAGAGAACAGTCCTGAATCGGTATTTGCGATCCAATTTGCGGCGGATGATAAATATTCTTATAACGGGAATGTGGGAAGTACTTTGAATTTTCCAAATGCCATGGGCTGGTGTTGTGGTTTTTATATGCCTACCCAGGATCTAGTAGATGCTTATCAGGTAGGTCCTGATGGTTTACCTCTTCCTGACAATTATAGCGATCATCATGTAGCTAATGATTTTGGTCTTTCAAGTGCGGAGTCTTTTACGCCTGAAACAGGTCCACTTGATCCAAGACTTGATTATACCGTTGGTAGAAGGGGAATAGATTATAATGGTTACGGAATTAATCCCGGTGGGGACTGGATACGTAATACTACATCTGACATATCCGGTATTTACCTTCCTAAAAAGAATGTTTACCACAATGGTGAGGATGTTAATATGGGAACTGCCGACTGGGGTCAGCAAAGTCCAGGGATTAACTATAACGTGATGCGTTTCTCCGGAGTTTTACTAATGGCTGCTGAAGCTGCTGCAGAAATGGATGATCTTGATACAGCGCTAAAATATGTCAATATGGTTCGTAATCGTGCTAAAAATATGACATATGTTAAAGCTCCCGATGGATCTCCAGCGGCTAATTATAAAATTGAACCCTATCCTTCTTTCCCTGATAAGGAGTTTGCACTTAAAGCAATTAGATTTGAAAGAAGATTAGAGCTGGCAATGGAAGGCCACAGGTTTTTTGATCTTGCTCGTTGGGATATTGCCAAGCCTGTTATTACGGAATATATCAATAATGAAACTGAGACCATTCCAAATTTTGGCCCTAAAACATCTCCTTTCCAGGAGTATATGACCATAATGCCTATTCCTACAACAGCGATTGACCTTTCGGGAGGCGTGTTAACACAAAACCCTGGGTACTAA